In Paenibacillus sp. 1781tsa1, one DNA window encodes the following:
- the purR gene encoding pur operon repressor gives MKKLKRSARLVEMTQYLLSRPHTVIPLTTFAERYGAAKSSISEDLAIIKEVFEEGGSGELHTLAGAAGGVRWIPKVSRELALAFAERLSTQLAQPDRILPGEYLYMSDLLGQPALMNEAGKIFATAFGNMNIDVVMTVETKGIPLAYATGAQLNLPVVLVRRDHQATEGSAVSINYVSGSHKSLHTMSLSRRAMREHSRVLIVDDFMKAGGTVQGMIDLLAEFNATVAGVGVLVESGSVDSEERLLTDYVSLAKLTAVDAKSRQISVKPGNYFDL, from the coding sequence GTGAAGAAGTTAAAACGAAGCGCAAGGCTGGTTGAAATGACGCAATATTTATTGTCCAGACCGCATACGGTTATTCCGTTGACCACATTTGCCGAACGTTATGGTGCCGCAAAGTCTTCAATTAGTGAAGATTTGGCGATTATCAAGGAAGTGTTCGAAGAAGGTGGGTCAGGAGAACTGCATACACTGGCTGGAGCAGCCGGGGGAGTAAGATGGATTCCGAAGGTATCCCGAGAACTGGCACTGGCATTTGCGGAACGGCTCTCGACCCAGCTCGCGCAACCTGATCGGATCTTGCCTGGAGAATACCTGTACATGTCCGACTTGCTTGGTCAGCCCGCATTGATGAATGAAGCCGGCAAGATCTTTGCAACGGCCTTTGGCAATATGAATATTGATGTGGTTATGACGGTAGAAACCAAAGGAATTCCACTGGCTTATGCGACTGGAGCCCAGCTCAACCTGCCTGTCGTGCTCGTACGCAGGGACCATCAGGCTACAGAAGGATCGGCCGTAAGTATCAATTATGTATCCGGGTCCCATAAAAGTCTGCATACCATGTCCTTGTCTCGTAGGGCGATGCGTGAGCATTCCAGAGTACTTATTGTGGATGATTTCATGAAGGCTGGGGGTACGGTGCAGGGAATGATCGATCTTTTGGCCGAGTTTAATGCTACAGTTGCCGGGGTAGGGGTACTGGTGGAATCTGGTTCTGTAGATTCAGAAGAACGGCTGTTAACCGATTACGTATCTCTGGCGAAGCTGACAGCGGTTGATGCCAAGAGCAGACAGATTTCCGTCAAGCCTGGCAACTATTTTGACCTGTAG
- a CDS encoding small, acid-soluble spore protein, alpha/beta type, with protein MSRRRRSVMSEDLKNELAKDLGFYDTVQQEGWGGIKAKDAGNMVKRAIQLAEQAARKS; from the coding sequence ATGAGTCGCAGAAGAAGAAGTGTCATGTCCGAGGATCTGAAGAATGAGCTTGCGAAAGACCTGGGCTTCTATGATACGGTCCAACAGGAAGGTTGGGGTGGAATCAAAGCCAAGGATGCAGGAAACATGGTGAAAAGAGCCATTCAACTTGCTGAGCAGGCTGCCCGCAAATCTTAA
- the spoVG gene encoding septation regulator SpoVG — protein sequence MQITDVRLRRVNSEGRMKAIASITIDNEFVVHDIRVIDGNNGMFVAMPSKRTPDGEFRDIAHPISSGTREKIQAAVLTEYDRAATEEEVIEEGA from the coding sequence ATGCAAATTACGGATGTCAGACTCCGCCGTGTTAACTCGGAGGGGAGAATGAAGGCTATCGCATCCATTACCATCGATAACGAATTCGTCGTTCATGACATTCGTGTCATTGATGGTAACAACGGAATGTTTGTTGCTATGCCGAGCAAGCGTACTCCTGATGGAGAGTTCCGTGATATCGCCCACCCGATCTCTTCCGGTACGCGTGAGAAGATTCAGGCAGCAGTTTTGACTGAATATGATCGTGCAGCAACTGAGGAAGAAGTCATTGAAGAAGGTGCCTGA
- the veg gene encoding biofilm formation stimulator Veg — MAKNTLLDIKRNLDAHIGQKIMLRANGGRRKTIERTGVLEETYPSVFIVKLDEEQETFKRVSYSYADILTESVEVMVFDPGSQTHSSYMET; from the coding sequence ATGGCTAAAAACACGCTGTTGGATATCAAACGCAATCTCGATGCACATATTGGTCAGAAAATTATGTTGCGGGCTAATGGTGGCCGCCGTAAGACCATTGAGCGTACGGGTGTATTGGAAGAAACGTACCCTTCTGTTTTTATTGTTAAGCTTGATGAGGAGCAAGAAACCTTCAAGCGAGTATCTTATAGTTATGCGGATATACTTACGGAATCGGTGGAAGTCATGGTTTTTGATCCGGGCAGCCAGACGCATAGCTCCTATATGGAGACGTAA
- the yabG gene encoding sporulation peptidase YabG translates to MNIGDLVVRKSYGGDVTFRVEGLQLDAAVIKGTEFRLLADSPVDDLIQVPYEPQSAKTRQAHVKAHQTLSRLQQNRMEQAERNREGLVQDWSAQQEPAYFEMPGKVLHLDGDPNYLKKSMDLYEQLRVPAEGQYVHESAMADTLYRLLPKVRPDIVVITGHDGVLKTRQPYDLYSLGSYKNSQNFVAAIQVARQYERHLDALTIVAGACQSHFEALLRAGANFASSPGRILIHALDPVYVAAKASFTSVRDTVNMSDVLHNTISGSQGVGGVETRGSYRVGLPGLNDLSTLKVNPSAV, encoded by the coding sequence ATGAATATCGGAGACTTGGTCGTTCGGAAGTCATACGGCGGCGATGTGACTTTTCGGGTGGAAGGCCTCCAGTTGGATGCTGCGGTCATTAAAGGGACTGAGTTCCGGCTGCTTGCCGATTCCCCAGTGGACGATTTGATACAGGTTCCCTATGAACCGCAAAGCGCTAAGACCAGACAGGCGCATGTTAAAGCACATCAGACCTTATCCCGCCTGCAGCAGAATCGTATGGAACAGGCTGAGCGGAATCGCGAAGGTCTGGTACAGGATTGGTCTGCTCAGCAGGAACCGGCTTATTTTGAGATGCCTGGAAAGGTGCTTCATTTGGATGGAGATCCGAACTATTTGAAAAAAAGTATGGATCTCTATGAGCAACTTCGTGTTCCCGCAGAGGGACAATATGTTCATGAATCGGCAATGGCAGATACCTTATACCGTTTATTACCCAAAGTACGTCCAGATATCGTGGTCATTACGGGTCATGATGGGGTGTTAAAGACACGTCAGCCCTATGACTTATATAGTCTTGGTAGCTATAAGAACTCGCAAAATTTTGTGGCGGCCATTCAGGTGGCGAGACAATATGAACGCCATCTGGACGCACTCACTATTGTGGCAGGGGCCTGCCAGTCCCATTTTGAGGCACTGCTGCGCGCTGGAGCGAACTTTGCCAGTTCTCCAGGCAGAATACTTATTCACGCACTTGACCCGGTCTATGTGGCAGCTAAGGCCTCCTTCACATCTGTACGGGATACGGTCAACATGAGTGATGTTCTGCATAACACAATCAGTGGTAGCCAAGGTGTGGGTGGTGTCGAGACACGGGGGAGCTACCGGGTAGGTCTGCCGGGGCTGAATGATTTATCCACGCTAAAAGTGAACCCGTCGGCAGTCTGA
- a CDS encoding ribose-phosphate diphosphokinase, which translates to MTYFDSKLKIFTCNSNPKLAHQIADYIGIPMGESHTTSFSDGEIQVKLSESVRGCHVYIVQSTCLPVNDNLMEMLVMIDALKRASAKTINVVIPYYGYARQDRKARSRDPITAKLVANLIEKAGATRVIAMDLHAMQIQGFFDIPVDHLLGVPILAQYFRSKQIENPVVVSPDHGGVVRARKLADFLNAPLAIIDKRRPEPNVSEVMNIIGNIEGKTAILIDDIIDTAGTIVLGANALMEGGVKEVYACCTHPVLSGPAMERLENAPLKEVIVTDTIPITHANPTSKLKVLSVAPLLGEAIIRVHEELSISKLFEIE; encoded by the coding sequence ATGACTTATTTTGATTCGAAATTAAAAATATTTACTTGCAATTCTAACCCCAAGCTTGCCCATCAAATTGCTGATTATATCGGGATCCCTATGGGTGAATCCCACACAACCAGCTTTAGTGATGGCGAGATTCAAGTGAAACTCTCCGAGAGTGTTCGGGGCTGTCACGTTTACATCGTGCAGTCCACTTGCTTGCCGGTTAATGATAACCTGATGGAAATGCTCGTGATGATTGATGCACTCAAACGGGCATCTGCCAAGACGATTAACGTTGTTATACCTTACTACGGCTATGCAAGACAGGATCGCAAGGCACGTTCGCGTGACCCGATTACAGCGAAACTGGTTGCTAACTTGATTGAAAAAGCAGGTGCAACGCGTGTCATCGCGATGGACTTGCATGCAATGCAGATTCAGGGATTCTTCGACATTCCGGTTGACCATTTGCTCGGCGTGCCGATTCTGGCTCAATATTTCCGGTCGAAACAGATCGAAAATCCGGTTGTTGTGTCGCCTGACCACGGCGGCGTAGTGCGTGCACGTAAACTGGCTGATTTCCTGAATGCACCCCTGGCGATTATCGATAAACGTCGTCCTGAGCCAAATGTGAGCGAAGTGATGAACATTATCGGTAACATTGAGGGCAAAACAGCCATTCTGATCGATGACATTATTGACACGGCGGGAACGATTGTACTGGGAGCGAATGCTCTGATGGAAGGCGGCGTAAAAGAAGTATACGCGTGCTGTACTCACCCGGTATTGTCTGGACCAGCGATGGAACGTTTGGAGAATGCACCATTGAAGGAAGTCATCGTAACGGATACCATTCCAATTACGCATGCTAATCCGACTAGCAAACTCAAAGTGTTGTCTGTAGCGCCTTTGCTCGGAGAAGCGATTATCCGGGTTCATGAGGAATTGTCAATCAGCAAGCTGTTTGAAATTGAATAA
- the ispE gene encoding 4-(cytidine 5'-diphospho)-2-C-methyl-D-erythritol kinase, translating to MKIYEKAPAKINLMLDVLHKRSDGFHEVEMIMTMVDLADRLEMSELPRDTIFISSQAGYIPLDEKNLAFQAARLIKERYNVRTGVHIHLDKKIPVAAGLAGGSSDAAAALRGLNRLWRLNIPDHELQELGAELGSDVPFCITGGTALATGRGEKLTPIPNPPQCWVILAKPPINVSTADVYGRFRSDKIVRHPSAAKMEQAIRNQSFTEVCDQMGNVLEDVTLKLYPEVQHLKDAMIRLGADGVLMSGSGPTVFGLVSKESKVARIYNGLRGFCKEVYAVRMLT from the coding sequence TTGAAAATTTACGAAAAAGCGCCTGCTAAAATTAATTTGATGCTGGACGTTTTACATAAAAGAAGCGATGGATTCCATGAAGTTGAAATGATCATGACCATGGTCGATCTGGCTGATCGGCTGGAAATGTCCGAGTTGCCGCGAGATACCATTTTCATCTCCAGTCAGGCGGGTTATATCCCGCTCGACGAGAAGAATCTGGCTTTCCAAGCAGCCAGACTGATTAAGGAGCGCTATAACGTGCGCACGGGCGTCCACATTCATCTGGATAAAAAGATTCCAGTTGCAGCCGGACTTGCCGGAGGCAGCAGTGATGCAGCAGCAGCTCTGCGTGGATTGAACCGTCTGTGGCGATTGAATATACCGGATCACGAACTGCAGGAGCTTGGAGCTGAACTCGGTTCGGATGTTCCATTCTGTATCACAGGAGGGACTGCACTCGCTACAGGCCGTGGTGAGAAGTTGACTCCTATTCCTAATCCGCCGCAATGTTGGGTAATTCTGGCCAAGCCTCCAATCAATGTGTCTACAGCCGATGTATACGGAAGGTTCCGCAGTGACAAGATTGTTCGTCATCCGAGTGCGGCTAAAATGGAACAGGCTATTCGAAACCAATCATTCACGGAAGTCTGTGACCAGATGGGCAATGTGCTTGAAGATGTAACGTTGAAGCTGTATCCGGAAGTTCAGCATCTGAAGGATGCCATGATTCGGTTGGGCGCAGACGGTGTGTTGATGTCCGGTAGTGGTCCAACGGTATTTGGACTTGTCTCCAAAGAATCCAAGGTTGCCCGGATATACAATGGCCTGCGTGGTTTCTGTAAAGAAGTGTACGCTGTACGCATGTTAACGTAA
- the rsmA gene encoding 16S rRNA (adenine(1518)-N(6)/adenine(1519)-N(6))-dimethyltransferase RsmA encodes MKDMEETIEIATPKRTKEIIQRHGFSFKKSLGQNFLIDQNILNKIVNAADLDESKGALEIGPGIGALTERLARVAGPVTAVEIDQRLIPILGEVMQPYSNVRVHHGDVLKLDLAELFHTDFASVDKVSVVANLPYYVTTPIMMKLLEEKLPVDSIVVMIQKEVAERMAAAPGSKDYGSLSIAVQYYSMPELVCIVPPTVFIPQPNVESAVIKLKVREQPPVEIPDEAHYFEVVQASFAQRRKTISNNLKARFFTKENREQADILLEQAGIQPSRRGETLSLQEYATLSTVMWEAGVRAAL; translated from the coding sequence ATGAAGGATATGGAAGAGACGATAGAAATTGCAACGCCCAAACGAACCAAAGAAATTATTCAAAGACACGGATTCTCATTTAAGAAAAGTCTAGGTCAGAACTTTCTGATCGATCAAAATATACTGAACAAAATTGTTAATGCAGCCGATTTGGACGAGTCCAAGGGCGCTCTAGAGATCGGCCCGGGTATCGGGGCTCTTACGGAACGACTGGCCCGGGTAGCCGGTCCTGTCACAGCTGTAGAGATTGATCAGCGCTTGATTCCCATCCTGGGAGAAGTGATGCAGCCTTATTCCAATGTACGAGTGCATCATGGCGATGTGCTGAAGCTTGATCTGGCTGAACTGTTCCATACTGATTTTGCATCGGTGGACAAAGTCAGTGTTGTGGCTAACCTGCCTTATTATGTAACGACTCCAATTATGATGAAACTGTTGGAAGAGAAGCTGCCAGTGGACAGCATTGTTGTCATGATCCAAAAAGAAGTGGCTGAACGTATGGCTGCTGCACCGGGATCGAAAGACTACGGCAGTCTGAGCATCGCAGTTCAGTACTACAGTATGCCGGAGCTTGTGTGTATTGTGCCACCTACGGTCTTCATTCCCCAACCTAATGTGGAATCAGCTGTCATTAAGCTGAAAGTGCGTGAGCAACCACCAGTTGAGATTCCGGATGAAGCACACTACTTCGAAGTGGTACAGGCTTCTTTTGCCCAGCGGAGAAAAACAATCTCGAACAACCTGAAGGCACGTTTCTTCACAAAGGAGAACCGGGAACAGGCAGACATTCTGCTGGAGCAGGCAGGTATCCAACCATCCCGACGTGGAGAGACGTTAAGTCTGCAGGAGTATGCTACACTCAGCACCGTAATGTGGGAAGCTGGGGTACGCGCAGCGTTATAA
- the glmU gene encoding bifunctional UDP-N-acetylglucosamine diphosphorylase/glucosamine-1-phosphate N-acetyltransferase GlmU → MKRMAIVLAAGQGKRMKSKLYKVLHPVCGKPMVGHVLDAALSAGVERSVVVVGHGAEAVQSFLGSKAEYALQAEQLGTGHAVQQVKSLLGGEAGSTIVVCGDTPLVTRETLEGLMNHNESRGAAATVLTAQLDNPKGYGRVIRGEDGSVQRIVEQKDCNEQEDAVNEINTGTYCFDNAKLFAALDKVTNQNAQGEYYLTDVIGILRNDGDVVEAYMSDDIAESIGVNDRLALSQAEAFMRERLAVRHMLNGVTIIDPSSTYIGADVTIGADTVLYPGTILKGTTSIGEACHIGPQADVEDSVIQDGVTIKHSVLSNAEVGSDATVGPFANLRPGTKLGRNVKIGDFVEVKNATIDEGSKVSHLSYIGDAKVGKNVNVGCGAITVNYDGYNKAVTTIEDDAFVGSNVNLIAPITVGKGAYVVAGSTVTHSVPENDLAIARPRQENKPGYAEKIRGRAKAKKQNAKPQ, encoded by the coding sequence TTGAAACGAATGGCAATCGTTCTTGCCGCAGGGCAAGGCAAACGAATGAAATCAAAATTGTACAAAGTACTGCATCCCGTATGCGGTAAACCTATGGTTGGACATGTGCTGGATGCAGCACTCAGCGCAGGCGTTGAACGCAGTGTGGTTGTCGTCGGCCATGGTGCCGAAGCGGTGCAGTCATTTTTAGGTTCCAAGGCGGAGTATGCACTCCAGGCGGAACAGCTGGGCACAGGTCATGCAGTACAGCAAGTTAAATCCTTGCTTGGCGGCGAAGCAGGATCCACAATTGTGGTCTGTGGAGATACACCGCTCGTGACTCGTGAGACATTGGAAGGTCTGATGAATCACAATGAGAGTCGCGGGGCGGCAGCGACAGTACTTACGGCTCAGTTGGACAATCCCAAAGGTTACGGCCGAGTAATACGTGGAGAAGATGGTTCTGTACAGCGGATCGTAGAACAGAAGGATTGCAACGAACAGGAAGATGCTGTGAATGAGATTAACACAGGCACATACTGTTTCGATAATGCAAAATTGTTCGCTGCGCTGGATAAAGTAACGAACCAGAACGCTCAGGGAGAATATTATCTCACAGACGTAATCGGCATTTTGCGTAATGATGGAGATGTGGTTGAGGCTTACATGTCGGATGACATCGCGGAATCCATCGGGGTTAACGATCGATTGGCACTTTCGCAAGCAGAAGCCTTCATGCGTGAACGTCTCGCTGTACGTCATATGTTGAACGGTGTAACAATCATTGATCCGTCATCGACATATATCGGAGCGGATGTTACGATTGGAGCAGATACAGTATTGTATCCGGGGACAATTCTCAAAGGCACAACTTCGATCGGTGAAGCATGTCATATTGGTCCTCAGGCAGATGTGGAAGACAGCGTTATTCAGGACGGAGTTACAATTAAACACTCGGTGTTGTCCAATGCCGAAGTGGGTTCTGATGCAACGGTTGGTCCATTTGCTAATTTGCGTCCAGGGACTAAATTGGGTCGCAACGTAAAAATTGGTGACTTTGTTGAAGTGAAAAATGCTACAATTGACGAAGGTTCCAAAGTATCTCATCTCAGCTATATTGGGGATGCCAAAGTAGGGAAAAACGTAAATGTTGGATGCGGGGCAATAACTGTCAATTATGATGGTTATAATAAGGCTGTGACGACGATTGAAGATGATGCTTTTGTAGGCAGCAACGTCAATCTGATTGCACCGATTACGGTAGGAAAAGGCGCTTATGTGGTTGCTGGCTCTACCGTTACCCATTCCGTTCCCGAGAATGATCTGGCCATTGCTCGTCCACGTCAGGAGAATAAACCTGGTTATGCGGAGAAGATTCGCGGACGTGCCAAAGCCAAGAAACAAAATGCCAAACCCCAATAA